Part of the Paenibacillus sp. FSL R7-0273 genome is shown below.
GAAGCTATTATGGAATATATTGATTTCCTGGTTAAGCCGGAGACCGGACGCACCTTCCGCTACGGTATTGAGGGAGAGCATTATAAGCTGGAGGCTGACGGCAGACCGGTCATTCTGGACCAGGAGAAATACAAGAATGAAGTAAGCTGGGCCAGCGACTTCGGTATGGTGTACAGCCGTCTGGAGGAAGGCAAATACGGTTATGCCGAAACCCAGTTCGACGAAGCCATTCCTGCCCAGAAGGAAGCGCTGCGCCTGTTCAAGGAAGCGGTGGATATGTATATGACCGATCTGCCGGTGGGCGAAGGCCTAACCCACTCCGAGCATATGCCGCAATTGCCGAAGGAGCTGCAGGTTAAATTCAGCAACGTGACAGCCGCTGTACATGATATCTACACAAGAGCGATTATCAGCGGAGGCAAATATACAGTAGAACAAGCTTCACAGGACGCGCAAAAGCAATGGGAAACCGGCGGCGGTGCGGAGATTGTAGACTGGTATAAGCAATGGTGGGATAAGGAAAAGGACAATGTGCTGATCTGGAGTGACTTCTATGAAATTTTTGAACAGCAGCAGGCAGCATTAAAAGCAGAATAATAGTAAACTGGAATAACCGCCACAGGAAAGCTGTGGCGGCTATTCCGTTAGTCTTGCCCATCAGGGGAAAGGGAGAACAAAGCAATGGCTATTAAGCAACCGGTCAGTGAAAATGCGTTACGGACAAAAGAGGATTTGATGGCGGCCTTCAGGCAGTTGACTGCTCCGCTGACACAGCTGTACAGCACCGGCGGAGCCCGCCTTGAAATCAGAGGCGCCGGTGCCGGGCATACGCAGGAGATCGCAGATATGGAGGGATTTTCCCGGATATCATGGGGACTGGTTCCGTATCTGGCAGGCGGCGGAGAAGAAACGGAGCTGAAGGAGATTTACCTGCGGGGTCTGATCAACGGAACGGACCCGGGGCATGAGGAATATTGGGGAGAGGTGGGCGATTACGACCAGCGTCTTGTGGAAATGGCGGCGATGGGTCTGGCGCTGTGCCTTGCCCCTGAGACAGTCTGGTACCCGCTTGATGCAGGGCAGCGCCGCAATCTGTACAACTGGCTGAATCAGATCAATGTACATCCCTGTCATGACTGTAACTGGCTGTTCTTTCAGATAATGGTCAATCTCGGCTTCCGGCAGATCGGTGAGCCTTACGACGCACCGCAGATGGAGCGGAATTTACAGCGCATCGACGAGTTCTATCTCGGAAACGGCTGGTACAGTGACGGCATCGGCGGACACAGTGATTATTATGGCCCGTTTGCCATTCACTTTTACTCGCTGGTTTATGTAAAGCTGATGGAGAACGAAGATCCGCAGCGCTGCTCTATCTATAAGGAACGTGCTCTGCTGTTTGCAGAGGATTTTGCGGGCTGGTTCGATGCAGACGGGTCTGCGCTGCCTTACGGGAGAAGCTTGTCTTACCGTTTTGCCCAGTCTGCCTTCTGGAGTGCCTTCGCCTATGCCGGCTTGAGCTCAGAGGCACTTACACCCGGTGTGGTGAAAGGTATGATCCTGCGCAATCTCCGCTGGTGGTTCAGCCAGCCTATCTTTGACAGCGCAGGTGTGCTAACCGTGGGCTATGCCTATCCCAACCTCGTTATGGCAGAGAATTATAATGCACCAGGCTCGCCGTATTGGGCCTTCAAAACCTTCCTTGTGCTGGCGCTTGAGACGAATTCCGGCTTCTGGATGTCCGCTGAGGAAGATATGCCGCAGCTGCCTGCCCTGTCAGTACAAGCTGAGCCGCACCTTGTCGTGTGCAGGGATTTGGATTCAGGTCATGTGGCAGCGTTCAACAGCGGACATCTTGGAACCAATGCCCATACGCACACTCCGGCCAAATATGAAAAATTTGTCTACTCGACCCGGTTTGGCTTCAGTGTGCCCAGAGCGGAATGGGGGCTTGAGCAGGCATCGGCAGACTCCATGCTGGCACTGAGCGAGCGGGATCAGCTGTTCCGGGTGCGGCGGGTCAATGAGGAAACCTGGATTTCCGGCAATGTGCTGTACGCCAAATGGCGCCCGTGGGGTGATGTAGAGGTTCAGACCTGGATCGTGGCCGGTCTTCCCTGGCATGTACGCATTCACAAGATCAAGACAGGACGGCCGCTGACTGCTGCGGAAGGCGGATATTCACTGGCTGCGAAGCAGGAGCAGCAGATTGAGAAGGCGGGAAATCCGGGCTTGTCGGTCCAAAATACCTTTGGCGAAAGCGGTGTTTGCAGCCTGAGAGGATACACCAAGGCACAGCTGGTCTATTCCAATGTAAATACCAATGTGCTGTATCCCCGCACGTCATTGCCGTCACTGCTGGCTGAGCTGGAGCCGGGAAGCCATCTGCTGATCTCCGCGGTCTGCGGAGCCCCAGCTGGCAGCCGCTCAGCTCCTCCGCTGGAAGAAGCCTTGGTCAGCCTTGGTATCACGCGGACTGCACAGGGGGTCACCATTTCCCGTGAGGGTCTGACGGACATTACGGTAGAAATGTAATATTGGTGAATGCAATACGTATGAAGGTCAAATTGACAATCCGCTGAGTTCAAATCTGTATACGTATGTAGAAAATAATTTTCTGATTTATGTTGATCCTAGTGGGCATAAGCGTTGAAAATGAAATTAGAAGTATGGAATCAGGTTCAGGATCATTTCCACCATCCCGAGGAGTAACGGGAGGAGCTGGCGGTGGCTCTAGTCCAAGTTCAAAAAGTTCTGTGACTAATAGTAAATCGAAAGCTATTTAGATTGAACTAATAATATTGCTGTTTTGGGATTGCATGTGACTCCAGAGAATGTTTGGACTTCCAGCCGCTGTTGTCTGCAGATTTCTTGATTTATACCGTTTTTAACGGTTGAAATCCGCAGACAAAGGCGGTCGCTACCGCTCCTCCAGTTCCAAAATTCCCCTCCGCCACTTTTCCCTTAACTTAAATTCTTAAGTTCAATCTATATAGTGCTATATAAACCGCAATTACGTTTATAACCTCAAGCAGAGACAATCTATCGCCTCTTTCCTTCTACTCGGTGCGCACTTGTCCTGTTTCGTAGTTAATTGCATGGCATAATGAATGCGACGGGCTGAAATAACTGTACTTTCTGCAATTAGACCTGGCTAATTAGCTACGCTGCAGGTTTTAACTGCACTCTATACATTTATATTTGCCAAAAACGCCCGAAACCGGCTTTTTTGAGGGAAATAGATGTACATAATACAGTTATCTCCTTAAAATGACTAAATTCCCCTGTTTTAATTGTACAAAGTACACTTAAAACTGATTTGACTGTGAACCGACTGACCGAGGTTAGCGTTTGGGAGGGGGGATCTATCCGCTGCCCAACGCTTTACCTAAGGCGGGAACAGGAGCCCTTTTGTTAGTCTCTTAATGATGTTCTATATAGTTCTGTAATATCTGACTCCACAAATTCAGCAGGTAAATTACAAGCACAGTTTAAAGATGTACCTCTGACTAAACATCGACATCGTATTTATTATTCTTAGTCGTACATAAAGGCTCAAACCGACCACGGTTTGAGCCTTTATGTACCTTTTATACCACTAGATCCTCAGCTGGAGGCTCCGATAGTATACGAGCCGGATTGTCCTTCGCATTGTATAATCTGCGGATTCCGTAATATACAAGACCCGCTGCCAACCAGCCGGCTCCGAGCATTAACGAAGCGGAATCCAGCAGGGCAATCAGATAGAGGACAAAGCCTGCACCGGACAGCGGGCAGATAAACCGGAAGAGGATGTCACGGGGCGAGCGCTGCTTCTGGCGGATCATGTAATGGGCGATGACGGACAGGTTGACGAACAGGAAGGCTGTCAGAGCGCCGAAGCTGACAAACTTGATGGCGGTCTCCAGGCTGATAAAGAGCGCAGATAAGGACACGATGCTCATAAGCACGATGTTAAAAACAGGAGTGCGGAATTTGGGGTGGACGGAGGCGAACCTTTGCGGCAGCAGCGAGGTCCGGCCCATGACGAACAGCAGCCGTGTGACGGTGGTCATGGAGGAGAGCCCTTGCGACAGAATCGAGAAAATAATAACAAAGGTGAATATGCCGGCCAGCAGGCTGCCTCCGATATTCTGCATCAGCTCATATCCGGCGGAGTCTACATTCACATAGGAGAAGCCGGGAGCGGTAAGCTGGATCAGGTACGCTGTAGCAAAATACATCACGCCAGCAGACAGGACAATTAACAGGATGGCCCGGGGGATCGTTTTCCTCGGGTCTTTTGTTTCCTCTGCCATGGTCGTAATAGAATCAAAGCCGAGAAACGAGAAGCATACGAGTGAGGCTCCGGCCAAAATAGCTGAGAAGGAGACGCCTTCCCGGGCAGCCAGAGGATTCAAATCTGCAGTAACACCGCCCTCCAGCGCTTTGTAGACAAGCAGTGCACAAAAGCCGGCGATAAACAGGATTTGCATAAATACGAAAAGCTTGCTGATATTCGCCAGCGGCTTAATGCCGATCACATTGATAATCATTACAATAAACGTCAGCAGAATGATCCATATCGAAGAAGGAACGGCGGGGAATTGGGCATTCAGGTTAACGCCGAACATGAGGACAGCTACGATGCAGGAAAATAAATAATCGAGCAGGATCGCCCAGCCAACCAGGAAGCCGAGAAACGGATTCATTGCTTTGGAGACGTACGTGTAAGCAGAGCCTGATACCGGAAAAGCCCGGGCCATCTGGCCGTAGCTGGCTGCCGTGAACAGAATGGCGATAAAGGCGAGAGCGTAGGCTGCAAGGAGCATGCCTCCTGAACTATCATGCAGCACCCCGAAGCTGGTGAAGAAAATCATCGGCGACATCCACGCAAGTCCCATAGTAACGACATGTGACAGGGATAAATCCCTCTTAAGCGTTATTGTATTTTTCATATGCTCTCCAGCTCCCTCTAATTCCCGATTGTAGACCGAATGTCATTACAGCTGACATGATTTTGAATGAGATGACTATAACAAGCTTTTTTTAAAGCTGTAAATAGGAACTTGTGTTCTGTTTTAATTAAAAACCTGACATCTACAATAAGTAAATCACAAAAAAATCTGCAATTTTTAATTTTCTTGTTGCCTATAGCTTTTTATTGTGTTAGACTTTGTAACATCAAAACCGAATACACAATGTCTTCTAGGGTTCCGGGATGTTCACATCCGGCTGGTCCGAGAGAAGACGCACCGGAGCCTGCAGGGCCGGTGTCCACGGCGGGATAAAAGCCCGGGAGAACTTTCAAAGCAATTGCTTTGAAGCTTCTCCCGGGCTTTTTTATATTTTCATAATCAAGGAGGAATCATCATGCTTACATTCACCATTCAAGCCGGAGGTAAATGGTCCGGACGCATTGCCAGAGGGAAATTAATCACGCTGACT
Proteins encoded:
- a CDS encoding APC family permease, whose product is MKNTITLKRDLSLSHVVTMGLAWMSPMIFFTSFGVLHDSSGGMLLAAYALAFIAILFTAASYGQMARAFPVSGSAYTYVSKAMNPFLGFLVGWAILLDYLFSCIVAVLMFGVNLNAQFPAVPSSIWIILLTFIVMIINVIGIKPLANISKLFVFMQILFIAGFCALLVYKALEGGVTADLNPLAAREGVSFSAILAGASLVCFSFLGFDSITTMAEETKDPRKTIPRAILLIVLSAGVMYFATAYLIQLTAPGFSYVNVDSAGYELMQNIGGSLLAGIFTFVIIFSILSQGLSSMTTVTRLLFVMGRTSLLPQRFASVHPKFRTPVFNIVLMSIVSLSALFISLETAIKFVSFGALTAFLFVNLSVIAHYMIRQKQRSPRDILFRFICPLSGAGFVLYLIALLDSASLMLGAGWLAAGLVYYGIRRLYNAKDNPARILSEPPAEDLVV
- a CDS encoding DUF2264 domain-containing protein, which produces MAIKQPVSENALRTKEDLMAAFRQLTAPLTQLYSTGGARLEIRGAGAGHTQEIADMEGFSRISWGLVPYLAGGGEETELKEIYLRGLINGTDPGHEEYWGEVGDYDQRLVEMAAMGLALCLAPETVWYPLDAGQRRNLYNWLNQINVHPCHDCNWLFFQIMVNLGFRQIGEPYDAPQMERNLQRIDEFYLGNGWYSDGIGGHSDYYGPFAIHFYSLVYVKLMENEDPQRCSIYKERALLFAEDFAGWFDADGSALPYGRSLSYRFAQSAFWSAFAYAGLSSEALTPGVVKGMILRNLRWWFSQPIFDSAGVLTVGYAYPNLVMAENYNAPGSPYWAFKTFLVLALETNSGFWMSAEEDMPQLPALSVQAEPHLVVCRDLDSGHVAAFNSGHLGTNAHTHTPAKYEKFVYSTRFGFSVPRAEWGLEQASADSMLALSERDQLFRVRRVNEETWISGNVLYAKWRPWGDVEVQTWIVAGLPWHVRIHKIKTGRPLTAAEGGYSLAAKQEQQIEKAGNPGLSVQNTFGESGVCSLRGYTKAQLVYSNVNTNVLYPRTSLPSLLAELEPGSHLLISAVCGAPAGSRSAPPLEEALVSLGITRTAQGVTISREGLTDITVEM